A part of Aricia agestis chromosome 13, ilAriAges1.1, whole genome shotgun sequence genomic DNA contains:
- the LOC121733107 gene encoding uncharacterized protein LOC121733107 has product MECARPLSDILSEKQVGNILDETLSSGCRVVGYDIAPASEGLSGFLGEHYRVKLVLREGRKTRELRIFVKMVPRLNAPKAEFIHKYKFNLRESIMFKYIAESGAADDESPWCAKAYIYNEHILVMPDLSVEGYRVQPFYECLDLDHVLVTVRSLANFHATLANLFTRKLQIKSQRESLLADLEYTTADPTFKDSPWLRASAKLTANIFTEFSLNRDKVTKNFEEDIYKQFLEGCADLRENPDTLNTIIHKDLWVNNIMFKYQDGAPVNAILIDYQCIRYGPPAFDLMSLLYLTTSKTFREENEAKLMEYYFSVFTERLDYLTRMRLQDLQYDLATFLRLCEMARKFGMVHTIAIFPYTLMDPCTAQATFDDPKTYVKYLEDRSEPVIAHARRCSYYRDRQVDVIEEFVERYL; this is encoded by the exons ATGGAGTGCGCCAGGCCCTTGAGCGATATCCTGTCGGAGAAGCAGGTTGGCAACATTCTGGATGAAACTCTGTCGTCGGGTTGTCGGGTGGTCGGATACGATATCGCGCCGGCCAGCGAAGGCCTGTCGGGGTTCCTTGGGGAACACTACCGGGTGAAGCTGGTGCTGCGTGAGGGTCGCAAGACCCGGGAGTTGAGGATCTTTGTCAAGATGGTACCCCGCCTCAACGCGCCCAAAGCGGAGTTCATACACAAGTACAAGTTCAACCTACGGGAGTCTATCATGTTCAAGTATATCGCGGAATCGGGCGCTGCTGATG ACGAGAGCCCATGGTGCGCGAAAGCGTACATCTACAACGAGCATATTCTGGTGATGCCCGACCTGTCGGTGGAGGGCTACAGGGTGCAGCCCTTCTACGAGTGCCTCGATCTCGACCACGTCCTGGTCACCGTGAGATCGCTGGCCAACTTCCACGCCACCCTAGCCAACCTGTTCACGCGCAAACTCCAGATCAAATCGCAGCGAGAGAGTCTCCTGGCTGACCTCGAATATACGACAGCGGATCCCACCTTCAAAGACTCCCCCTGGCTCCGCGCGTCTGCCAAGCTAACGGCGAACATTTTTACAGAGTTCTCCCTGAATCGAGATAAAGTGACGAAGAATTTCGAGGAGGACATCTATAAACAATTCCTCGAGGGGTGCGCGGACTTGAGAGAGAATCCCGACACGCTAAACACTATAATCCACAAGGACCTATGGGTAAACAACATCATGTTCAAGTATCAGGATGGCGCGCCGGTCAACGCCATCCTCATCGACTACCAGTGCATCCGCTACGGGCCGCCCGCCTTCGACCTCATGAGCCTGCTGTACCTCACCACGTCCAAGACCTTCCGGGAGGAGAACGAGGCCAAACTTATGGAATACTACTTCTCCGTGTTCACGGAGCGGCTGGATTATCTCACGAGGATGCGTCTCCAAGATTTGCAGTACGATCTCGCCACTTTTCTTCGCCTGTGCGAGATGGCGCGAAAGTTCGGCATGGTGCACACGATCGCCATCTTCCCGTACACGCTTATGGACCCTTGCACTGCGCAGGCAACGTTTGATGACCCTAAAACATACGTGAAATATTTGGAGGATCGCTCGGAGCCGGTGATCGCGCACGCGCGTCGCTGCTCCTACTATCGTGACAGACAGGTAGACGTCATAGAAGAATTCGTGGAGAGGTATCTCTAG